The Chelatococcus sp. HY11 nucleotide sequence CGGTCCGTGTGGCGGACGCGATGTCTTTGCCGGGGTGCGGCCGCATGGGCGTTCGCATCCGGTGTGGGTTCTATCCGAGGAGAGACAAGGCCATGGTCTGGAGAATTGGCGTCGATTCAGGCGGCACCTTCACCGACGTTTGTATGTTCGAGGACAACAGCGGGGAGGTTGTGGTCTGGAAGGTGTCGTCGACGCCGGATGATCCCTCGCGTGGTATTTCCGAGGGTGTTCAGCAAGGCATAGATAATATCGGTATCGCGGCGAGCGATATCGCCTATCTCGGTCATGGGACGACTGTTGGAACCAACGCGCTTATCCAGCACAAGGGTGTCAAGACGGGCCTTGTGACTACGGAAGGATTTCGCGATCTCCTCGAAATCGGTCGCCAGAAGCGGCCGGACCTCTATGATCTCAATGCGGACAAGCCGGAGGTGCTGGTCGCGCGGTCTCTGCGTTTGGAGGTGCCCGAACGCGTCCGCCACGATGGCCGCATTGAAACGGCGCTCGACGAGACCGCCGTGCGCGAGGCCGCCAGTACCCTGAAGGAGGCGGGGGTCGCCGCCGTCGCCATCTCGTTTCTCTATGGTTTCGTGCGTGCCGAGCATGAGGCGCGGGTTCTCGAAATCCTCAAGGAAGAATTACCAGACGTATTTCTCTCTGCCGGCCATGAAGTCGCGCCGGAATTTCGCGAATATGAGCGTATGTCGACTGCCGTCGTGAACGCCTATCTAGGTCCGGTCATGGAGAAATACATCCATCGACTGGCGAACCGGCTCAAGGAACTCGGATTGAAGGTCGCGCCGCACCTCACGCAATCGAACGGCGGGGTCATCGGTTTCGAGCAGGCGGCGCGCTTGCCCGTGCGCACGGTGCTCTCGGGGCCTTCCACGGGTGTCGTTGCCGCCCAGGCCATCGGTCAGATGACAGGCATGGACCGCCTCATCACCTTCGACATGGGTGGCACCTCGACGGACGTCGCCCTTCTGCATGACGGCCAGTGCCGCCTCACCAGCGAGGCGATCGTCCATGGTTACCCGATCAAGGCACCCATGCTCGACATCCATACGGTCGGCGCAGGCGGCGGTTCGATCGCCCATATCGACACGGGCGGGCTCCTGAAGGTCGGCCCGCAGAGCTGCGGCGCTTTCCCCGGCCCGGTCTGCTACGACAAGGGCCAGGCGGAGCCGGCGGTGACGGACGCCAATGTCGTCCTGCAGACCCTGAACCCGACGCATCTGCTCGCCGGCCGCATGGCCATCCGCCAGGACCTCTCCAAGGCCGCGATCGGACGCCTGGCCGACAAGCTCGGCATGGATGTCATGGCGACGGCGCAGGGTATCATTGCGGTGGTGACGGCGAATATGGCGCGCGCCATCCGCGTCATCTCCGTGCAGCGCGGCCATGACCCGCGTGACTATGCGCTCGCCGCCTTCGGCGGTGCAGGGCCGCTGCATGCCGCGCGGCTGGCGCGCGAGCTCGATATGAAGCGTATCCTGGTGCCGCGCTACCCCGGCATCCTCTGTGCCATGGGGCTCCTGCTCACCGATCTGCGCGCGGATTTCGCGACGACGCGGCTGATGGTGTTGAAGACCGATATCCTGCCCACAATCGAGGAAGCCTTCGCCGGCCTCATCAAGGATGCCGACGGCTGGCTCGAAAACGAGGGCATCCTGCCCGCCTCCCGTCGTCTGACGCGCACCGTCGACATGCGCTACCAGGGTCAGAATTACGAACTCTCGATCCCGCTGCCGGACGGACCGGTCACCAAGGCGACGCTCGATGCGCTGGCCGCCGGCTTCGAGGCTGCCCATAAGCGCATGTATGGCTTCATCGCCGAGGGTGAAACCATCCAGCTCGTGACCTTCCGCGTCGAGGCCGCGGGCGTCGTCCGTAAGGCCCGCTTCGAGCCGATGAGCGACCAGGGCGCGGATGCGTCCTCGGCGCGGGTTGGATCTCGTGAGGTGTGGATGCCCGAAGCGGGCGGCTTCGTGACATGCCCCGTCTACTCCCGCGAAGCCCTCGCCACAGGCAACCGCATCGAGGGGCCGGCCATCGTCGAGCAGATGGACACCACCACCGTCGTGCTCCCCGGCATGTCGGCCCACGTCGATCCTTATCTCAACCTGATCCTGGAAGACGCATGAACAAGCTCCTCGCTCCCCGCCAGCGCGTGGCGGTCGATCCGATCACCGTCGAGGTCATCGGCAGCGCGCTCTCCTCCATCGTGGAAGAGATGGGCGAGGCTCTCGTCCGCGCCAGCTATTCCACCAATATCAAGGAGCGTCGCGACTGCTCGACGGCTCTGTTCACCATCAACGGCGAGACGCTCTGCCAGGCCGAGCACATCCCGATGCATCTCGGCTCCTTCCTCGCCATGATCCCCCTGATCACCAAGCGGTTTCCCGTGGCGGAGATGCAGCCGGGCGATGTCTTCATCGGCAATGACGCCTACGAGGGCGGCGGCACCCATCTGCCGGATATCGTGCTCGCGGAGCCCATCTTCTTCGAGAGGGAGATCGTGGCGTGGGCCATCAATACCGCCCACCATTCCGATTTTGCTGATCGCGGCCACGCCCATATCTACCAGGAGGGCATCCGCATCCCGCCGATCCGGCTTTACAGCGCCGGCACGTTGCAGAAGGACGTGCAGGATCTCATCCTGCTCAATTGCCAGGTGCCGCGCGAGCGTCTGTCGGACCTGCGCGCCCAGATGGCGGCCAACCGCCTCGGCGTGCAGCGCATGCAGGTGCTCTGTGAGAAATACGGCAGGGATATCGTATTGTCCGCCGGCGGTGCGCTGATGGATTATGCCGAGCGCAAGATGCGCGCGGGTATCGCGACCATTCCGGACGGCACATATACCTTCGCGGATGTCTACGACAATCCCGAATTCGATGGCGAGGTGCCGCTGTCGATCGCGATTACTGTCGAGGGCGACGCGATGCGTCTGCATTTCGACGCGCCGCCGCAGATGCGCGCCGGCTTCAACATGACCTATACCGCGCTTCTCTCCACGGTCTATTACGCCGTGAAGACCGTGGTGGATCCGACCATCCTGCCGAACGCGGGCCTTTCGCGCGCTCTGACGGTGACGGCGCCGGTCGGAACCGTCGTCAATGCCAAGGCGCCGGCCGCGGTGTTCAACCGCATCGGGCCAAGCCAGCGTGTCGTCGATCTCGTGCATGGCGCGCTCGCAAAGGCGGTGCCCGAACGGGTGACGGCTGCCTGCTGCGGCACGGTGATGATGGCCTGTTTCAGCGGCGTGCATCCCACGAACGGCGATCCGTGGATCTACATCGAGACCATCGGTGGCGGTTTCGGCGCCCGGCCTCACAAGGACGGTCTCGATGGGGTCCACGTCCACATGACGAATACGTCGAACCTGCCGGTCGAGGCGCTGGAGGTGGAATATCCGCTGACCGTGCTGCGCTATGAGCTCGCGGAAGGCT carries:
- a CDS encoding hydantoinase/oxoprolinase family protein, whose product is MVWRIGVDSGGTFTDVCMFEDNSGEVVVWKVSSTPDDPSRGISEGVQQGIDNIGIAASDIAYLGHGTTVGTNALIQHKGVKTGLVTTEGFRDLLEIGRQKRPDLYDLNADKPEVLVARSLRLEVPERVRHDGRIETALDETAVREAASTLKEAGVAAVAISFLYGFVRAEHEARVLEILKEELPDVFLSAGHEVAPEFREYERMSTAVVNAYLGPVMEKYIHRLANRLKELGLKVAPHLTQSNGGVIGFEQAARLPVRTVLSGPSTGVVAAQAIGQMTGMDRLITFDMGGTSTDVALLHDGQCRLTSEAIVHGYPIKAPMLDIHTVGAGGGSIAHIDTGGLLKVGPQSCGAFPGPVCYDKGQAEPAVTDANVVLQTLNPTHLLAGRMAIRQDLSKAAIGRLADKLGMDVMATAQGIIAVVTANMARAIRVISVQRGHDPRDYALAAFGGAGPLHAARLARELDMKRILVPRYPGILCAMGLLLTDLRADFATTRLMVLKTDILPTIEEAFAGLIKDADGWLENEGILPASRRLTRTVDMRYQGQNYELSIPLPDGPVTKATLDALAAGFEAAHKRMYGFIAEGETIQLVTFRVEAAGVVRKARFEPMSDQGADASSARVGSREVWMPEAGGFVTCPVYSREALATGNRIEGPAIVEQMDTTTVVLPGMSAHVDPYLNLILEDA
- a CDS encoding hydantoinase B/oxoprolinase family protein, whose product is MNKLLAPRQRVAVDPITVEVIGSALSSIVEEMGEALVRASYSTNIKERRDCSTALFTINGETLCQAEHIPMHLGSFLAMIPLITKRFPVAEMQPGDVFIGNDAYEGGGTHLPDIVLAEPIFFEREIVAWAINTAHHSDFADRGHAHIYQEGIRIPPIRLYSAGTLQKDVQDLILLNCQVPRERLSDLRAQMAANRLGVQRMQVLCEKYGRDIVLSAGGALMDYAERKMRAGIATIPDGTYTFADVYDNPEFDGEVPLSIAITVEGDAMRLHFDAPPQMRAGFNMTYTALLSTVYYAVKTVVDPTILPNAGLSRALTVTAPVGTVVNAKAPAAVFNRIGPSQRVVDLVHGALAKAVPERVTAACCGTVMMACFSGVHPTNGDPWIYIETIGGGFGARPHKDGLDGVHVHMTNTSNLPVEALEVEYPLTVLRYELAEGSGGAGRHRGGLGLRRVYRAEADCRIEFDTSRIRSQPWGLFGGAKASGSHLDLGEGAKPLLFGQGELDRGQIVTIQTPGGGGYGPAAERSREAIARDVADGTITAEAAEAIYG